The genomic region TAAATATTCTTTCATGAAAtttaaataaccatttttaagttCGGGACATTTCTTAAATCTATCCTCTAAATACAATAATCTTTTAACAGCTAATTGTTTAGAATCGCCTAGGACAGAAGGATGTTCCTTCCAGggaattttaacaataaattgaCCAGTTTCTgatcgagaaaatgaatttttaaaatgattttcaACATAAACATCATCCTTTGAATAAGAAATATGAGACTTTGGCTCTTCAACAGACCAAAATTTCTCTAATTGTAAATCATCACTACTAAATCTTTGTGAAAAATGACATCTAATATGATTTTTTGTTGGATATGGAACTTTACCAACCACAATATAACCAAAAACAGTATTTTGGAGGGAGGGTAAATTCTTTCCAAGATCTATGCGACCATCTAACATTATATCCCAAAACAAACTAGCATCAAGTAACATATCTACCTTACTGCTTACATTAAATGAATCATCTGCCAAAGTTATATTAGGGGGTATTgagaaatttgagacattaaaagtATAAGTTGGCAAATTCTCAGTAATCTGTTGCACCACTATGCAATGTAAATTTGACTTAAAGTTGTTTAATATAGAACCAATttttaattgacattttttatttaaagatgaaaCGGAATTATTAATTCCTGAAACACAAATATTTGCTCTATTTGTGTCTAAATCGAGTTTACTTAGAAAATCCTCTGTAATAAAACATGATTGGCTCCCTGAATCTAGGATTACTCGTGCGATATGAGTATTTCCGTATCTATCATATACTCTAAATTTAGCAGTACTCAACAGTACATAATCATTATTtgaacaattattttttaaaacaatctCATTTCTATTAACATTATTTTCTGAAGTATTAGTTGACAACTTAACTTTATTTGGTTCATTCTCGGAATCATTGTTCGGGTTGAAATTAATTGAACTGTTTTCTTTAACATGAATATCAGATGGTTTATTTTCATGTAAAAGAGAACTGTGTTTGGCTTTACATATCTTACAACCGAACGATTTACATTGTTTGTAGGAATGTCCGGTACATAAACAATTTCGGCATaaatttaattgttttattttatcccATCTTTGGGCTACTGAAAGTTTAAGAAATTCTTCACATAGGTAAATCAAAtgattttgtttacaaaaattacaacttCTGCTTTTACTAGTTAGCAGAGATCTAGAGCGTTTATCTTGGTAATTAGATTTATAATCCGGTTTTGTCACATTGCTTAACTCTATAGTTTCCAAAAAATCAGCACGATTCTTCAAGAATTCAAGAAATTCGTTTAAACTTGGCAAAGaattatctatttttcttttttcccaTTCCCTAGAACTAAATTTATCCAATTTACCACTTACCAAATACACCATAATAGCATCCCAATGTTCAGTCGGTAGTTGAAGTGATTTTAAAGCGAATAAATGCTTTTTAACTGAATCTATCATGCTTCTAAGACCTAATGCAgattctttatttaaattttcaatctcaaaaagagcttttaaatgaTTGTTTACTAACATCCGAGAGTTGTCAAATCTGTTGCATAGAGTCTGCCATGCAGAATTGTAATTTTGTGCAGAAAAATCTAAACTTTGTATAATTTTCAATGCATCACCTTTTAAACTCGCACGtaaataatgatatttttgaATATCTGCCAATACTTTATTATTATGAATTAACCCTTCAAAAGTATCTTTAAACTCAATCCACTTCAAATAGTCCCCATGAAAGACAGGTAACTGAATAGGAGGTAATTTGACACCTTCTAATCCACTATATTCATGGCTTATGTCTAACCTTTTCGACTGTGAACTGGATAAATCGGAACATTTTCTTTTTAACATCGTTCTTGCTCTAGAcaaagtttttgaaaatatagTATCTAATCGTTGTCTTTTCGCATACTCTTGTTGAATATCTTGATCCTGACAATTTAATTCAATTGACATTTGGATTTCATCAAATTCAGTAAACAAACTTTCAGTTCTTTCTGTATTCAATTCTATCTGCGAAAAATGGTCTTCGCTTAAATCATTAATCGCGATATTTGTCATCGACtctataaatttaataaaattgtttaatctTTGTTCAATTATATCTCTTTTGCGATATAATTGACGAAAATCAGAAGCTTTCATAGGCATTTTTAGctttatattaatcaaaatacgtagcaaataatattatttaattgtacGAACTAAAAATCAACGTTAAGCAATCAAGTAATAAAAGTCAAATCTAAATCTGTCTTTTATCTAATAATCAAACTTAGCCGAATATTGGCTATGGTCCTATaatcatttatatttaaataaatccaATAATAATAGCAATATCTACTAATAATAATCAGAAATCGTATAGCATTCCACAAACTAATACTCCAAATCAACTCAAATACATATTTGCATACACACAAAGGTGTACAAATCAATctaataagtaattattttttagCTAAATAAAGTTATAGGTTATAAATCAACTATTCAATGcgcaaaatcaaaatttttaattgaaccCCAAAATCCTcaaaaatctaataatttattggCACTTTGTTGAaaggaaataaatataaaaatttttgttgaaaataaatGGAAAAACCTCACATTTAATTCAATCGGCAGAGCGGATCCAATCTGGCTGAATCATAAATTCTTCAAAAACCAATAATCTTCATACCCATCTGGATCTATTAGACCATTGTCTCAATCATCGGGTTCGATCGGACACAATTTTATGcttatccggctcgaaggaccaaatgTTATGGACAAACTTCTGATAGAATggactgtaatatattatattaaaaacttcttgtattcagctaaaaaattaattacaaattgttaaaaaatgtgattttatattATGACAATCAATCTAATAATTTTAATGACAATCTGACAAATATATGTTGTGTATTTTTGATGCTTGTTTTTTCCCGTCATTGAGCAAGGGCGGAACTGTCTatccaataataaataatacttttCGTCCAATTACTTTCACGCTAGTTCAGTGGAATTGCGATGGGTTTTACCCTCGCTTAGAACGCATACAACAGCTAATCAACAATACAGAAGCCGATATAATTTGCTTTCAAGAGACTAATTTTAAAGACTCTCACAAACGAGAGCTTAACAACTTTGAAGGTTACCATTTTCTTCGAACAACATTTACTAGAGCAAGTGGAGGAACCTCTATTTTCgtgtctatatatatatatatatatatatatatatatatgttacacttgaagtttccgcgggagctatatgtgctttctgttgttttccgggtttgactccgcgttgaataattttggttttgacaaaaaccattattttgacgacttttcggcaagatctcacttgccattgtcaagtcaggtagttccgcttctcgctgctgcttgaagtaaactttCTGTTTACTTCAGAAGTAAACTGTTGTCTGTTGTCTGAAGTAAACtgaagtttacttcaagcagcagcgagaagcggaactacctgacttgacaatggcaagtgagatcttgccgaaaagtcgtcaaaataatggtttttgtcaaaaccaaaattattcaacgcggagtcaaacccggaaaacaacagaaagcatatatatatatatatatatatatatatatatatatatatatatatatatccggggtgtcatatcggctgacgccgcatccccacacctaaccgccatctatttctatcctgggcatcttcctcttccaaatctcggtgttccatggccttccttatcgtgtcattccaggatagtcttggtcttccccttttcttcctacctgggggtttccatttcaggagtttctttggccatcgttggtcgtccattctaagtaagtgaccgaaccattttaggcttcttctctcgagcctgtctaccgctgtatcgtgtgcctgcatccttcttcttatttcttcgttacgtattctgtccaatcgggagattccagcgcttctacgtatgtagtccatttccacagcattgatccttcttctggactctgctgttaatgtccagacttcgcttccatacatgagtaccgattccacaaatGTCTTCCCTATTCTTAATTTTGTAGTTCTGGATATATTTTTATCCCACCACACGGAATTCAAGCAACCTACTACCTTCGTGTCTAAcgatttattttctttacatcataTTCTAACCACTAATTTGGAGGCTATAGCAATAACTATCTGGTGTCCTGATAAAATAACTCTATGCAGTATTTATATTCCACCTAACTATAACCTCACTGAAATCGAGTTAGATGATTTGGTCCGCCAACTACCTAACCCATTTATACTAGTCGGAGACTTCAACGCCCATAATACTATGTGGGGCTCCAAGAAAACATTCGGAAGAGGAAAAATCATAGAAACCGTATTGAATTGCAATAATGCTTGTTTGATGAACAGTGGAGCTAACACATATTTTAATATCGCATCAGGAAGTTACTCGTCTATTGACTTAAGTATATGTGAACCCAAGTTAGCTGATTCACTCTCATGGTATACGTTAGATAGCCTATACGATAGTAATCATTTCCCGATAGTcataacaaatagtcataaaaaCATTGCACCGTCACTAAGTGGAATATTGCTAAAGCAGACTGGAATCATTTCAAAAGTAGTGCCGAAAACCTACTCTCATTAGTACAAGAGTTTGAAGATATTGACGAGACAATAACTCTTTTTAACAATTGCATTATCATAGCTGCAGAAACTCATGTCCAGAAAATATcaatactgccgtgctaagcccaaaggcgggaactgattttttatcgaaaatgagatttttgtatttttaggtagaatagggtatttagtatatatttataaagtctttggagttgtagaagcattatattttaaataaaattgcaattttgttagcggtatctacacttttcagttaaaatactaagccatttggcggcaaatgttaaatactatggcgttttgacggtatctgctacagttgccgtccatataccttagcatatgGCACTTACTGCTAATCTACTttcaagaatgctacgcctacatttagaaaccgccaaatcgccttagtattacaaagtaaattcggcctaactttacaaggttaaattattgtgttagttaaaagagttgtgttagtaaaagaaataattagcgaggatggtaagaacttttcgagattattatatctattgaaatgtattttcatttttgtttatagtatttcaagaattaaccaattatgttgtcctaaacaatatgactCTGCGCCAAGTGGATaatttatatcttgaattaggcggtaagatattttgatatttaaaaaatatgtctttttttaattaggttttaaaaacttaataatatatccacacgctgtccacaaacatttttagaaaaagagacttaaaatattttgtttttttagaaaatcaagtagagtcgagtaagagttgtgaaacacgaggtgaaaccactgaagacaatattgtagaaagagaaaaatttattgtaaagcaaTTACAAGCAATTACAATACAAGCTATTTtcattgtttaactagacaatgtctagtagtctagttatgcaatgctattatagatacgaGATTGTAGATTTGGGATATCTTTACTTAATTTTTTGAGAATCATTTAcctaagttttatacaaaaatgctggttttattcctttataaattttctaagaatgcgtcaggtacctggataatgatccaaaaatttgtttgcatattttaaaaatcttatatatatatatatatatatatatatatatatatatatatatatatatatatatatatatatatcccataattaggtatttttcggtCTAAAAGACAATGTCATCaaattttaatcataacatataactagtttgtacaatacaactaataaaaggttaaaatttgacctaattactataagtaatgGTATTTacccgaatataatattgtgaaatagccaataatataacaatgcataataatattagggtagGTCTCGGCGatcataaaaatgttaaaagctCTATAACAACCTGTCGTAAAATAGCAAACCTTTGTCgccaagaaataaaataaaaatagctgagaaagtcaaaagtatggtttacaatcacattcacagttttgaagaattctttaaaacgcttaacatcagcaggtgtttaaacatctataacaatctgaacggattctgttttttcctagtataagtacagtatggtacagttctgcccaaattattagacgcactataaaagattttataaaaaatgttaattatgaggtaataccattgtaatactaaataggtgtTGTGTATATACCGGACACAAGGTATGCTGTTCGGTTGTCTAttttgtcaatttgttgttgtcatattgtggctcaacaaaataataacatttaatattaCTTtgattctttcaatttaataaactgtaatacacagaaaagctttttatttcatatccatcacaactgtaaaccacataccgctaataggcttagttttatagtaagttttgataaaacgttttagcggtatctacctctttttatataaaactttgttttaaaatataattaatggttcccttaataaactggggcatatatgCATGCATTAAAACTATTAGCTAGTCGataaatccctaacgggccaaaattttagcattcaattttgaaatcgattttgccaccattttatCAAATGtgagttaccgcctttgggcctaaCACGGCAGAATATGCCCCATTAAAAAGGCTGTACCATGGTGGAATCCAGAATGCGAACAAATAGTACAAGAATGTAAAACTGCTCTTAACAGATATCGAAGAAAGAGAAGTCAAGAAAACCTGATTTGCTTCAAAAGACTAAAAGCTAAAGCTAAATATGTTGTTAAAAAGAGTAGGAAAGATTCCTGGCAAAATTTTGTTTCGACTCTTACCAGTGATACTTCTCCAACACAAGTATGGACAAAAATAAGACAAATGAAAGGACAGAAATCTTCATCAAAAATCCCAGCAATTACACAGGAAGGAAAAGTAATTACAGATAACCAATCAATTTCGCATATTATGGCTGAAAGTTCGCACTGAAATCTAGATATGAACTCGAGCATAACCAAAGTCTAAATGAGCAAAATTCGTTTAACTTCTCACACTCCTCAAATTAGTAGACATGATATAGCCGCTATCAACCTCCGTTTTACACTAGAAGAATTAACAGTAGCTCTAGCGTCTTGTAAAAACTCCACTGCCGGGCCAGATAATATtccatacatatttttaaaaaatttatctgAATCCAGCCTTGCAAAACTTCTAAATCTGTACAATAAAATATGGTTTACTAAGAAATTTCCTCGTATATGGTCCGAATCAATCATCATACCAATAAAAAAACCCGATCAACCTTCCAATCTGCCAAAATCATATAGGCCAGTTTCACTGACCTGCTCATCATACAAACTTCTCGAGAAAATGATTAACTCAAGATTAACCTGGCATATAGAAAAATATGCTACAATTAACGAAGCCCAATCTGGCTTCAGACGCCACCGTTCTACACTTGATAATTTAGTGTTACTGCAAACACAAATAGCTACCGCCTTTTCGAATAAACAAGATGTTATCGCTACCGCTTTTGATACAGAAGGAGCCTTCGATAACATTTCACGACCAGCCATTCTTCAAAAGCTTCTTCAATACAATATTACaggaaatatttatttcttcatacaaaacttaaaaaaaaagaacttTTAAGGTAAAAGTAAACGGTGAAATATCTGCAACATACCCGCAAAATATTGGAGTCCCACAAGGTTCCGTACTCAGTACAACCTTGTTTATACTCACAATAAATGACATCTGTTCGAGTGTTTGTCAACCAGTCAAATAAATGTAATGTATGCGGATGATCTTATTCTATATTGTCAAGGAAAAAATACAAGCGCCACATGTAAAGTACTGCAAACCGCCGTAAATCAACTTAACGAATGGGCTAAAAAGACAGGATTAATACTATCACCTCCcaaatcaaaattaattcgatttagcagaagaCTTTGTAGCCAAAATCCTATTGTATATCTCAACGAGATTCCATTGCAAACTGTAACACACTATAAAATACTTGGTTTAATTTTTGATAGTAGACTAACTTGGAAAGATATATTAACAAACTAAAAGGAGATACCATGAAGAGGCTTAATATAATCAAAGACTGTCACAGTATACTTGGGGTGCAGATGAAAGTATTTTACTCAATGTCTACAGAGCCTTAATTCGCTCCAAACTGGACTACGGTAGTTTCATTTACATGTCTGCGTCAAAGTCTGACTTAAAGTTACTCAACTCTGTGCATAATACTTCCATTCGTCTCTGTTTAGGCGCCTTCAAATCCAGTCCTGTAGAGAGCCTTTATTGCGAGGCTAATAAACCACCCCTCTGGATTCGACGAGAGTATCTCCTACAATCTTACTTTGCTACAGTATCCGCAAATCCATCTAACCCCGTCTATCGTCTAATAAATTCAAAGCCTCTCTCAGATCTACCGAAAACGATCCAATCAATTATTGAAATCCAGAAATCAACCTTACGAAATCCCATCGATCTTACCAAAACACTTCCATATCCAATTCCAGCTACCCCTCCTTGGAGCAGATCAATCCTACATTTAAATACTTCTTTGTTGACCTACAACAAACACGAAACTCCGAGCATCGTGATAAGACAATACTTTGAAGAAATTATGGAGAACAAccaattccaaaaaattttatacacAGTTGCTTCCAAAAGTGAAATAGGAACTGGATGTGCTGTTACCACAGTTGATAAGACTATGAAATCATTTTTATTACCAGATGTATGCAGCGTATATACTGGAGAATTATACGCGATATTAGAAGCTTTTAAATCCTTAGAAATCGATAGTAAAAACCAAGCAATATGCACAGATTCCTTATCATCACTCATATCCATAAAAAGTTTATATGTTCAACATCCTTTAGTtcacgaaatccataacatctatAGTACACTTGCTTCTCAAGGCGTAGTTGTTACTATCATCTACAGAGCCTTACTATCATCCCATATTGGTATCCCCGGTAATGAAAAAGCAGATCACGTCGCCAAACTAGCCTCTACCCTAAATGGCCAGCATTCAAAAGAACATGTTCAAATCCGTAGTGATTTGAAGAAGATGTTTAAGTAGCAACAACATATCTCTTGGCAAATCCACTGGAACACAATCAAAAACACATTACACGAGATCCGGCAGACTGTCAATATATTTGAGCTCCCAACTATGACTAGAAAAGAAAAAGCAGTCATTAGAAGGTTGAGAATTGGACATACCCGATACACACACGAATACATAATGGAGTCTGAACCGAAGCCTAATTGTTAAACTTACTTTAGTGTTTTAAGCGTGAAACACATCCTTACTGAGTGTCCTCAGTATGTGACGCAGAGAAATCAACATAAACTTAAGTCaaatattaaagatattttaaactCGTCCGATCAACTCCGTAAGCTAATTAGTTTCTTGAAAGACATTCAATTATTTAACACAATATGATCTTTTGTCTTTATAATCTCTACCTGTTATTCAAAATTCagtaattaataattaatcattataattaataattaatagttgttgtaataattatttgtacgtctctatagtatccCATGATTGTGtatccaattttttttcttcatacTTTTTACCTAATGGTATTTAAGATTAAGAAATTAAATGTTATAATAATTAGCtttaagtccttattgtaattaattattgtataaccaatattgtttgtgtcaatggccattgcagccgagacacataaatttaaataaaaaaaaatatcaaatttatttaatgttatacgaggtatgtcaaaaaatatgaatttcactgaAGAGTAAAGCAcatttacatttcacaatattgaaaattgttattaagaaaagttgtttggaattaacaatttgttttagtgttcaattacatccttctaaatAAAATactgtgaataataaaggcacttaactcttaacttttaactacacgcgctggcgtattttgtacgccagatataagaattctactgcaaatatatttcaaaatttaatttttgaccttgtttatctctctaaccgatcactggaatgtgctttacaatttggttttagtttcgttacaATCGgtgttctgggaagatcgtaatttacagtttattatttgttgtttccggtggtggacaatatacgccacgattatattaatataagtcgtaatataagtacatatttcaattgtttttagtcattatgttacaaaatatatttttctttataaacaatactttttctcctgtaaaaaatcacattaaaaaaattttttttagtaattttatttatcatggaatcaggtTATTCCATGATtacagttataaatcccaattggcttactgagaagtaACTCCAAGTATttactgatgccgaataaggtatataacaaacaactaagtgtattttttcaaaaaaaaataaacaaatccgatgtttttaagtgtattttcttgtggcgtataaagtacgccaagcgtgtagttatgttataacttaaTGCGcaggtagttaaaggttaagaaaaattcatattttttacatagtttaggaaacagaggttgaactttGCAAAATGGACaaaagtccggttttatttttttttctgtttaatcaaggggtgcttattataagactaactttttctgaaaaattttcgccccggaaccccccttttcatccctttaaagggggtaatttgtggtttttgcgaaacgtagcccttcctgtatcttttaaaaaattttttttttatagaaatatgaagaggactatattttctacgatttattttccGACAgtatatgtctatcatccactgTTTAGCGGGGgcggcgccccaaagttgacaagtttttaaaaaagatgttttaaagaaatatatattttccctaactgtaacggaaattaagaagaaatcctgcgacaattattaacaaataagtgactgattttttggtataagtttgacttaagggtaattgccctatttttaattacagggtgttacattttaaagaacccatttttataccatctgaaccgtttatgctagagtaaaaaaactttcagggattacccatgtactggtgttatttagaaatttgtataatgcatccccatttttccccggaaccaccccaaaaaaaaagaagaattaataaataaagtgattttcttggaatccttcacacacaatgccctttattaatatgcttcatatatcattttgtgcacgttattattacccatacatggacaccaaaagcgatttcctagttagtgcaacccctgtagcaaaaaaaaataaataaaatggggggttgaatttttttttgttttttgctttttgatctatatgggcatatgcttcatcaatagtgcttttcaaaaatgtatatggttattgcaacatccctgcggaaaccacccctgtccttgaaaatatactgccgAAACTACCCCtagcccttggcgagcatgtttttacgattttctcattacctatgcattctttttaaacaaaacttatacaaggttaaagaccactattaactctaaaaattaggtcctattcatttttttcgtataagcaaccgttacggcacagtggcgccgtaaacctcatatatgctttgacgggctccagtttttgttttttatttcgtcatcCGTTAGTTTTAtagataaagtacttatgtagaATAAatcaacacagtgtaacctactaattatgacctatgcacattttacattctttgcgccccaaagccacagagGTGgctcaaaatcaatttttgcatattttcgccacctacacgtattttattgcattaatgctactttaatagcacaatattcacccttaagttgtcactaagcagtggcggatccagggaggggtgatgggggcgatcacccccctcttaaaccaagtgatattatatttaaagattataaaagtgttcatttatttttataaaaatttagccAATTAGCatccccctcttaacgatgctggatccgccactgtcgctaaagcataaaaagtacgccattcttataaaaataatcatataatataagtatttctataaaaataaatgaatatttttataatctttaaatagaatatcacttggtttgatagggggggggggtgatcgccccgatcacccctccctggatccgccactgcttagtaACCACTTAAGgatgaatattgtgctattaaagtagcattaatgcaataaaatgcgtgt from Diabrotica virgifera virgifera chromosome 3, PGI_DIABVI_V3a harbors:
- the LOC126882663 gene encoding uncharacterized protein LOC126882663, with translation MPMKASDFRQLYRKRDIIEQRLNNFIKFIESMTNIAINDLSEDHFSQIELNTERTESLFTEFDEIQMSIELNCQDQDIQQEYAKRQRLDTIFSKTLSRARTMLKRKCSDLSSSQSKRLDISHEYSGLEGVKLPPIQLPVFHGDYLKWIEFKDTFEGLIHNNKVLADIQKYHYLRASLKGDALKIIQSLDFSAQNYNSAWQTLCNRFDNSRMLVNNHLKALFEIENLNKESALGLRSMIDSVKKHLFALKSLQLPTEHWDAIMVYLVSGKLDKFSSREWEKRKIDNSLPSLNEFLEFLKNRADFLETIELSNVTKPDYKSNYQDKRSRSLLTSKSRSCNFCKQNHLIYLCEEFLKLSVAQRWDKIKQLNLCRNCLCTGHSYKQCKSFGCKICKAKHSSLLHENKPSDIHVKENSSINFNPNNDSENEPNKVKLSTNTSENNVNRNEIVLKNNCSNNDYVLLSTAKFRVYDRYGNTHIARVILDSGSQSCFITEDFLSKLDLDTNRANICVSGINNSVSSLNKKCQLKIGSILNNFKSNLHCIVVQQITENLPTYTFNVSNFSIPPNITLADDSFNVSSKVDMLLDASLFWDIMLDGRIDLGKNLPSLQNTVFGYIVVVFLINLGDLCLNGHGAVQGGEYGRKVLFIIG